A genomic window from Camelina sativa cultivar DH55 chromosome 2, Cs, whole genome shotgun sequence includes:
- the LOC104730262 gene encoding phenolic glucoside malonyltransferase 1, whose product MDSSVNIIEVAQVTPSHSESFEPLTLPLTFFDLVYFKFRPVERVIFYRLTNATRLFFDSVIIPNLKTSLSSALFHYLPLAGQLVWGQLDPKPSIVCSQNDAVSFTVAESNAYFSRLSGDKPFPSAELYPLVPELQSSDDSASVVSFQVTLFPNQGFCICVKAHHGVLDGKTTTMFLRSWVHICKHQDSSLPQDLLPTYDRTVIRSPTDSENKVLNEWHSLAKILAGGKEPDNPKSLKLQPSMKIGANVVRYTLELTRNDIQKLRERLKRESTSSSSSSSSSKELRLSTFVIAYSYAFVCLIRARGGEPKRPVGYGFSVDCRSLIDPPIPSYFGNCISGCYRIMLIAETFMGEEGLLAAARMVSESIEEWDESMAWRIPDHVGYATLPPGSQNIIASGSTRFGVYELDFGWGRPDKVMTVSIGQGNVISMADNRDGKGGVEIGFSLKEQEMDALIVLLHHELNR is encoded by the coding sequence ATGGATTCATCAGTTAACATCATCGAGGTGGCACAAGTCACTCCTTCACACTCCGAATCGTTTGAGCCACTCACTCTTCCGCTCACCTTCTTCGACCTTGTCTATTTCAAGTTTCGCCCCGTTGAACGAGTCATCTTCTACAGACTCACCAACGCAACTCGACTTTTCTTCGACTCAGTCATCATCCCCAACCTCAAGACCTCTCTCTCCTCAGCCCTCTTTCACTATCTCCCACTCGCCGGCCAACTCGTATGGGGACAACTTGATCCTAAACCCAGCATTGTCTGCTCCCAAAACGACGCCGTCTCATTCACCGTCGCCGAGTCAAACGCGTATTTCTCTCGTTTATCAGGCGACAAACCATTCCCATCCGCGGAGTTGTACCCCTTAGTCCCCGAGTTACAAAGCTCCGACGACTCTGCCTCCGTTGTGTCGTTTCAAGTCACGCTATTTCCAAACCAAGGGTTTTGCATCTGCGTAAAAGCACACCATGGCGTTTTGGATGGAAAAACGACAACCATGTTTCTCAGATCTTGGGTGCACATATGTAAGCATCAAGATTCTTCTCTACCGCAGGATTTACTCCCAACTTACGATCGTACGGTCATAAGAAGTCCAACGGATAGtgaaaataaagttttgaatGAGTGGCACTCTTTAGCTAAAATCTTAGCTGGTGGTAAAGAACCAGACAACCCTAAGAGTTTAAAGCTTCAACCGTCAATGAAGATTGGAGCGAACGTTGTCCGATACACTCTCGAGCTCACTCGTAATGATATCCAAAAGCTCCGTGAGAGACTAAAGAGAGAGTCTACctcttcctcatcctcatcctcatcctcaaaGGAGCTTCGCTTGTCGACGTTTGTTATTGCTTACTCGTACGCGTTTGTGTGCTTAATAAGAGCTCGAGGCGGAGAACCGAAAAGACCTGTTGGATATGGTTTCTCGGTAGATTGTCGAAGCCTCATCGATCCGCCAATCCCGAGTTATTTTGGAAATTGCATCTCTGGTTGCTATAGAATCATGTTGATAGCAGAGACGTTTATGGGTGAAGAAGGGCTTCTGGCTGCTGCAAGGATGGTCAGCGAATCGATCGAGGAATGGGACGAGAGTATGGCGTGGAGGATTCCAGATCACGTTGGATATGCAACTCTGCCACCAGGGTCACAAAATATTATAGCTTCTGGATCTACCCGATTTGGAGTATACGAGTTGGATTTCGGATGGGGTAGACCTGATAAAGTGATGACTGTATCGATTGGTCAAGGCAATGTGATTTCTATGGCGGATAATAGAGATGGGAAGGGTGGTGTGGAGATTGGCTTCTCACTCAAGGAACAAGAAATGGACGCACTGATTGTTTTGCTCCATCATGAACTAAATAGATAA